From a single Triplophysa rosa linkage group LG1, Trosa_1v2, whole genome shotgun sequence genomic region:
- the LOC130548035 gene encoding intermembrane lipid transfer protein VPS13C-like has protein sequence MVFESLVSDLLNKFIGDYVENLDKSQLKIGIWGGNVVLENLRVKENALSEFDVPFKVKAGQIGKLTLKIPWKNLYNEAVVATLDGLX, from the exons ATGGTGTTCGAATCTTTAGTCAGCGATCTTTTGAACAAGTTTATAGGAGACTATGTGGAAAACCTGGACAAGTCGCAGCTGAAAATTGGCATATGGGGAG gaaATGTTGTTTTAGAAAACCTTCGAGTGAAAGAGAATGCTCTG AGTGAATTTGATGTCCCCTTTAAAGTGAAGGCTGGTCAGATTG GTAAACTGACTCTGAAGATCCCTTGGAAAAACCTTTACAATGAGGCAGTGGTGGCTACGTTAGATGGTTTANGTTGA